GATCAATGGTTGGGTCAATGAGAGGAAAATGAGAATTTTTTTGGAGTATTTGGAGCAGATTAATTCCCACGGGTAAGGGATGCGCTTCAAATGAATAAGTATACCAACGCCTACCTAAGCGGGAGGTTTGCGGAATTAAAGTAATACGAGTTAATTGATTGAAAAGGTTCTGTCCTTGTTGAATTTGATAATTGAGAAAAGGACGCAAGGCATCTGATTGTCCACTATTAAGTAAAGCAAAACACCAGTTCATCTGAGGATCTAGAAAACATAAGTTAATCCAGTCCTGTGCCATTAAGTTAGGAAAAGGTTGACCGTAAACCGCAGGTGTTGCATGAAGAATAATTGTATCTAGCGATTCCGAAAGTTCTACTAAACCTGTGGGACTTTCTCGATACACTTTTCCCGATGCTCGATTGAATCGGTAGCGACAAGTTAGCATTATTGGTTCTCTCCTAATATCACTGTGAAAGTGCCAGGATTAAAAACTGGCACTTAACTTTAAAAACTGGTTAATTCCAATACAAATCTCGATGGGATGAGGGATTAGATGAGGTATCAGAAGATTCAGATGAATTAAACGAACTGACAGGAGATGCTAATTCACCTCCGCCATTAATAGCCCACTTTCTCAAAGCATTTAATTCTTCGGTATCCCCTCGAAATTGTGCAGGTTTAGAGTTAATTAAATTAAGCAAGCGATCGCCACTCACAATTCTAGGATGTCCTAAAGCAAATGCTTCTGTGGCAGCTTCTTTAACTACATTACGGATTTCTGCACCCGTCATTGAAATAGAGCGTTCTGCTAATTGTTGAATCCATTGAGCATCTAATTCAATGAGATAATGAGCAAGTTGTACTTGCCAAATTTCTGCTCTTGTTGAAAGATTGGGTAAATCTACATAAAAGACTTTGAAACGGCGCAGCATTTCTTTAGAAAATCCCCAAGGACGATTAGCTGTTGCAGCAACAATTACATCTGTTTTGTTCTCTTCAAGCCAAGTTAATAATGTTCCTATCATCCGAGAAGATGTTCCCCCGTCCCTCTCAGAAGACTGTTGAGACACTTGTTTATCCATCTCATCAATCCACAGTAAGCAGGGCGCTAAAGCTTCCGCTTGTTGCAAAATACTTCTGAGATTTGCTTCACTACTACCGAGTTCTTTACTCATTAGTTTTCCCAGATCTAACACTAAACAAGGAACTCCCCATTCGGCAGCGATCGCTTTAACCGCTAAAGATTTACCTGTACCAGACACACCAATAAAAAGAATATGAGCAGGTTGATCCAGATGATGAGTAGCACGGGAAGTGGCATCAAGCAATGGGAGTTGCATTTGCGCCCAATGACTAATGGCAGGAAGACCTTGCACAGGTACATCGGGGGATGGGGCAAAAGTTACGCCTTTGCTTGCCAAATGCTGCTTTTTAATTTCCAGAATTTGGGTAATCGCTTGGGGTGTAATGCCTCGGTTGGTAATTGCCACCAGTTGCAGTGCATCTTCAATGCCTTCAGTTGTCATTCCTTGAAGAGCGCCAGTCAATTG
The sequence above is a segment of the Planktothrix tepida PCC 9214 genome. Coding sequences within it:
- a CDS encoding AAA family ATPase; its protein translation is MFDTEQLILLFKAGIATVTVDTPAASEPTLIEKIALELRERYRVLIQWDCGNQFLNLTPRVERNLITKINKSATPNVNQEVHPVITFIKHLERLISEDNQPTLILAKDFLELVTQGNSRSDWLRLSKDLFFGLKRSPHRLILTHHELNIPHYFQDLVWELSNPLPTELEVEQLKINKITFLSANARQNNIDFEVNLSEQQQRQLTGALQGMTTEGIEDALQLVAITNRGITPQAITQILEIKKQHLASKGVTFAPSPDVPVQGLPAISHWAQMQLPLLDATSRATHHLDQPAHILFIGVSGTGKSLAVKAIAAEWGVPCLVLDLGKLMSKELGSSEANLRSILQQAEALAPCLLWIDEMDKQVSQQSSERDGGTSSRMIGTLLTWLEENKTDVIVAATANRPWGFSKEMLRRFKVFYVDLPNLSTRAEIWQVQLAHYLIELDAQWIQQLAERSISMTGAEIRNVVKEAATEAFALGHPRIVSGDRLLNLINSKPAQFRGDTEELNALRKWAINGGGELASPVSSFNSSESSDTSSNPSSHRDLYWN